The Bacteroidia bacterium genomic interval GACCATTTCGAACAGTGAAGCCCAGGTTGTTTTACAATCAAAAGTACTACAAGAAGAGTTTGGAGTTACTGCTGACCAACTCGATTCTTTGCAAAACTTTATCCAGAATCTGCCTGAAGATCAGATAGATGCCGCAACGGATAAAAGCAGACTGCAAGAGTTAAAATCCAGCATTGAGGCGAATCTGCCTGAAGATACCATTCAAACCCGCTATAAACTTTATATCAAATTCAATCGCCTCTTTGTGCAGAGTCATATCTTCCCAAGAAATGCGAATAAAATCCCCCCACAAAATGTTGAATTCCTGAGAAGAATCATCAATGTTTCGAATAAGTATCCTAAGATGGGAATCAACATTGAAGTGCATACCGATGATCGGGGAGATGCCAATAATAATGTAAAGATCAGTGCTTATCGGGCCAGCCATGTCGCAGATATTCTGATAGATAGCCTGCATGTAGATGCTGTGAAGATCAGTTTTACGAGTAAAGGGGAATCTGATCCCATTGTTCCCATTGCTCCAACTATGGGTTCCATGGAGCGAAACGAAGCCAGAAAAGAAAATCGGAGGGTAAATCTGGTATTTTTCCCGGAATAGAGAAAAAATGACTTCCTTGTATGCAGATTCGTTTAGCATACATATGAATAGCTTAAAAAATACCGGTATAGCATGCCTATGCTGTCTTCTGTTTTTCCCTTTGGACGGTCTTGGCCAAATTCTGGGTTCAGCTCCTAATGACCTGCCACGCTTCAGACCTCTTCATTATATCTGTTATAAAAGTAAAGCTCCACTTAAGATTGACGGCAAATTGGACGAAGCTTCCTGGCAGGAAGCTCAGTTCAGTCAGAAGTTTCTGGACATAGAAGGAACGAAAAAGCCTCAACCCCTTCAGGAAACCCGTGTAAAAATGCTCTGGGATGAAAATTATCTCTATTTCGGAGTGGAATTAAAAGAAACGGATCTTTGGGCGACCATCAAAAAAAGGGATTCTGTTATCTTCTATGACAATGATTTTGAGATTTTCATTGATCCGGATGGAGACACGCATAACTATTATGAATTTGAGGTCAATGCTTTTGGAACCGAATGGGATCTGCTTTTACCAAAACCATATAGAGATGGCGGTCCTGCTATAGATGCCTGGGACATTGTAGGAATGAAAGTAGGCATTCAACTCAATGGCAGTATTAATAACAATAGCGATCGCGATAGCAGTTGGGTGCTTGAGATCGCCATGCCCTGGAATATTTTGGAAGAATGTGCACCTGAAGGAAAACCTCCCTTTCACAAAGATCAATGGCGGATCAACTTCTCACGAGTTGAGTATTTATTGGATAAAGAAGGAGCAAGCTATAAAAAACGCATAGACCCAGCTAGCGAAAAGAGCTTCCCGGAATTCAATTGGGTTTGGTCCCCTCAAGGCAAGATCAATATGCATATGCCGGAGATGTGGGGCTTTGTTCAGTTTTCGAGGGAGAAAGTAGGCGAAGGTTTTGATCAGTTTCAATGGAATCGAGATGAAGACATCAAGTGGGCCTTGAGACAGGTATATTACAAACAAAAAGCCTTTAAAGAAGCGACCCAAAACTACAGTTCCAGCCTCGAGCAACTGGGATTGAGCAATATGACACTCAATGGGAAAAAGTTGACACCTTATATCGAAACTACCTCGGCTTCTTTTGTAGCGAGTCTGGGGAGTTCGGATGGAAACGGGATTTGGTACATCCGAGCCGATGGTAAAACCTGGAAGAAGTAGGGAGGAAAAAGCAGAACTAAAACACTCCAACACCAAAACGCTAATTTCATATGCGAGGGAAGTGTTGTAGTGTTATAGTGCGACAGTAAAACACCAATA includes:
- a CDS encoding carbohydrate-binding family 9-like protein, with the protein product MNSLKNTGIACLCCLLFFPLDGLGQILGSAPNDLPRFRPLHYICYKSKAPLKIDGKLDEASWQEAQFSQKFLDIEGTKKPQPLQETRVKMLWDENYLYFGVELKETDLWATIKKRDSVIFYDNDFEIFIDPDGDTHNYYEFEVNAFGTEWDLLLPKPYRDGGPAIDAWDIVGMKVGIQLNGSINNNSDRDSSWVLEIAMPWNILEECAPEGKPPFHKDQWRINFSRVEYLLDKEGASYKKRIDPASEKSFPEFNWVWSPQGKINMHMPEMWGFVQFSREKVGEGFDQFQWNRDEDIKWALRQVYYKQKAFKEATQNYSSSLEQLGLSNMTLNGKKLTPYIETTSASFVASLGSSDGNGIWYIRADGKTWKK